The genome window CCAACACCCGCCACTACTTCGGACTCCTCGACGAGCGGTACGACTTCGGCCCCGAGGACGTCTTCTCGCAGACCTTCGACCTGAACTTCGACTGCGCGGTGTTCGACCTGTTCTGCGCCTGGGGAGCCGGCGGCACGCTGGTCGTCCCGCCGCCGCAGGCCTACCGGGACCTGCCGCGGTTCGCCGCCGAACACGGCCTGACCGTCTGGTTCTCCACCCCCAGTGCGATCGCGCTGGTGCGGCGGATGGGGGGCCTCGGGCCGGGCGGGCTGCCCTCGCTGCGCTGGAGCTTCTTCGCCGGGGAGGCGCTGAGCTGCCAGGACGCCGGCGACTGGCTGGCGGCGGCACCCGGTTCGACGCTGGAGAACCTGTACGGGCCGACCGAGCTGACCATCACCGTCGCCGCCCACCGCTGGGCGGGCGAGGACGCGCTCAACGCGATGGTGCCGATCGGCGCGGTGCACGCCGGGCACCAGGTGCTGCTGCTCGATCCCAGCGGAGCGGAGAGCGAGCTGGAGGGCGAACTCTGCATCGCCGGACCGCAGCTGACGGCCGGTTACCTCGACTCCGGCGACGACGCGGGGCGGTTCTTCGAGCGGCTCGGGCGGCGTTTCTACCGCACCGGCGACCGGGTGCGGCGGGCGGACGGCGGCGAACTGCTCTACCTGGGCCGGGACGACGCCCAGGTGCAGGTGCTCGGGGTGCGGGTGGAACTGGCCGAGGTGGACGCCGCGGTGCGCGGCTGCCCCGGCGTGCAGGACGCCGTCACCGTGGCGGTGGCCGCGGGCGGCTCGGTGGAACTGGTGGTCTTCCACACCGGCGAGGCCGTGCCGCCGGTCCGGCTCGCCCGCGAACTGCGCCGGGTGCTGCCGGCGGCGGTCGTCCCCAAACGCTACCGGCACCTGGCCGAGTTCCCGCTGAACCCCAACCGCAAGATCGACCGCAAGCAGCTCGCACTCCAGGCCGCGACCACAGCCGAGTGAGGCCCACGATGGAGAGGACGGACACACGCCGTGAGTCGTAACGCGATCCCGCAGGCCGAGCCCGCCGTGCTGGTGCACGGGGTGCTCGACGAGGCGACGGCGGAGGCCGCGCCCGACGCCGTCGCGGTCGGCGACCGGGACGGGCGATGGACCTACCGGGAGCTCAGCGAGCACAGCCACGCGGTGGACGCCTGGCTGGCCG of Kitasatospora viridis contains these proteins:
- a CDS encoding AMP-binding protein; amino-acid sequence: MDDTVDLAAVLAADPAVDLALSGRFLRGLARSADRPALLAGGTSLTYRELHERALLLAGSLLAHLPSRPGAIGVLAGKGPSAYASILAGLYTGITVVPLQPAFPAARTRQMIGASGVGALIADDDSLPALVALREEGVDLPVLFAPGGQPQPAIPPAAGSALSAPVPVRAEDTAYVLFTSGSTGRPKGVPVTHANTRHYFGLLDERYDFGPEDVFSQTFDLNFDCAVFDLFCAWGAGGTLVVPPPQAYRDLPRFAAEHGLTVWFSTPSAIALVRRMGGLGPGGLPSLRWSFFAGEALSCQDAGDWLAAAPGSTLENLYGPTELTITVAAHRWAGEDALNAMVPIGAVHAGHQVLLLDPSGAESELEGELCIAGPQLTAGYLDSGDDAGRFFERLGRRFYRTGDRVRRADGGELLYLGRDDAQVQVLGVRVELAEVDAAVRGCPGVQDAVTVAVAAGGSVELVVFHTGEAVPPVRLARELRRVLPAAVVPKRYRHLAEFPLNPNRKIDRKQLALQAATTAE